The sequence below is a genomic window from Lolium perenne isolate Kyuss_39 chromosome 4, Kyuss_2.0, whole genome shotgun sequence.
GAAATTAGGACACATATCAATGAAAATGAACACAGATAAACCAGAGAAAAGGAAAAACATATCAATGAAAATGAACACAGATGAACACAGTACAACCCGGTCAACGGGCGGTGCACCCAGGATGATGCCACCACGATCACGCTCGCTGCCAACACCACGGACGGCGAGAACCCTCTGTCGGAGGTCTCCTTCCGCGCGGTAGGCTCCTGCGCGCCGGGGGACCTCCAGGCGTCGCTCCCGGCCGGCGCGGCAGGCGTCGCGGGGCTCTCCAGGCTGCCGTTGTCGCTGCCGACCCAGTTCGGCACCATTCTGAAGGTGGCCAAGCAGTTCGCGCTCTGCCTCCCCGGTGGCGGAAGCGACGGCGTGGCCGTCTTCGGCGGCGGCCCGTTCCagctcctggccgcgccgccggtggaGCTCGCCGACGGCCTGCGCCAGAACCAGCTCCCGCTCCTCAAGAACCCCAGGTCGGACACTGGCGCGTACTACTTCCGCATCACCGGCATCGCCGTGAACCAACAGCAGGTGCCCACGCCGCCCGGCGCCTTCGACCTCGACGGTGGGAGCGGCACGGGCGGCGCCATCTTCAGCACCGTCACGCCCTACACCGCGCTGCGCCCGGAAATCTACCGCCCGCTCCACGACGCGTTCGACGCGGCCACCAGCGGCATCGCGCGCGCCGCGCCGGTCGCGCCCTTCGACATGTGCTACCAGGCCTCCGCGCTCACCATGACCAGGCTGGGCTACGGCGTCGCAAACATCGACCTGACGCTGGACGGCGGGCGGACCTGGACGCTGCCCGGTGGCAGCTCGCTGGTGCAGGTCAACGACCAGACGGTGTGCTTCGCGTTCGTCCAGATTGCGCCGTCAATGCCGGCGGCGGCCGACTCGCCGGCGGTCATCTTCGGTGGGTTCCAGATGGAGAACCACCTTCTCATCTTCGATCTGGAGAAGGAGACTTTCGCTTTCAGTGGGCTTCTCTTCGGAATCCGCACTACATGCAGCAACTTCAACTTCACCGTGGGGAGTTCTTAGAACTTAATTAGAAGAGTGCTGTCGCGCGACGCGAGGGTACAAAAACAACATGAGATGCatgtttgcatatgatcttgcaagTATGCCACCATCACCCTGTCCTTTTGGTAGTATTGGATGTAGGAGTACCCTTTTGATGCAACTTAGCTATGTGTTAGTATCGAGAATAAATTTTCAACTCTTGAATGAAATTGAGTTTTTTTCATGGATATATACATCACGGGAAAGGTATTCTATAAAATAGCACCTTACCGTGAtgtatactacctccatcccaatgcttaaggcttatattttttttgaaaaatcaaagcaagtaaagtttgagcaaaattttaaaataatctatcaataaatataatattttgtagatagcacatgaaaatatattttattatctatctaataatatcAATTATGTATTTGACATGTTAATGGTTTTTTATAAAAATTTAGTCAAACTTgactttctaaaaaaaaaaataggccttaagccttgggatggaggtagtatatatCCTTGAAAAACTCAATTTCATTCAGGAGTTGAAAATTTATTCTCGTTACTAACACATGACCTGCACGATGacacctacttcttctccccctcatgaggatccctcctccggggtaccgtcgattaggcaacgacagttggcgcccaccgtggggccagcggcgtctggaggccggaaccgggagggttccacaTCATCATCTGCGGAACCGTCGATTTCGACGGAAACACATCGGTAAGTTCCGCACGGACCGCCATCGAGCCGGAGACGAGCTTCGTGGAGATCTGATCCGAGCAGGATCCGCCCATGGCTGGAACCGCTCTATATCAGGAATTTCCGATGCATGGACCGCTTGTAAGCAGGATACGTCCGCGGAAAAGAATTTGAGCCGGAACCTCCTAAGGATGGATCCGCCTTATAAGTTTTGAAAATCCGTCTTGCAAGCCCAGCGGCAGCGCAGGCTAGGCCGGATCCATCTTGCCAAATGCATGCTGCGTGTACGAGTACCAAGCACCACATCGATGATCAATTTGGAGTCTCTAAAAGAAAAAGGGGAAATCATCTTTCGTACTACATCACGTGAAGATCCAGTCTGAAGAGTACACGTACATGCTCCGCAAAATCCATGCAAGCACATGTGCTTCCGACATGGCTACTCCTGCACATAAAGCAAAGAACAATTAAGATTCCGCTATGGCTGGCTATGCCGCCCCGGTGTGTTTTGATTCCGCCATGGTATGACGTTGGTCTGTTTCCGACTCTGTCTAGCTGGCTTTGCCGCTGCGGATTGTTTTGATTCCGCTTGAGCTGGCTTTGCCGCCGCGTTTGTTTCCGACCACGTATTGACCGGCTCTGCCGCCGCGGTTCGGTTAGAATCAGTTGCATGACACACATGACATGGACAGAGGCGGAAGGCGTATCCCAAGGCGGAAACGAGCGGGCTTGGTCACTTTTTGCTGGAGCACGTCGCATGAATAAAAAGACAACTACAGCAATTCCACGTAGCGAAGAAGCTATGCATGTAATTTGCATCTTCACGTCAAGTGGTTATTGACTGAATAGTGCCTATGCATGCAATTTGCACGCTAGCCGCAATCCATacatgcaagatgacatttgatcGATTCCGGCTCCTTGCTACGGCAACAGCTAGCTACAGTCGACCTGTGCATGTTTTCTTGAGAAGAGAAAATGATTGAATGAAGCGGAAAAAGTCAAGGCTTCACGTATGGATCACCGCGTGTATGAATTTCTCGGCCAGGATGCCATACTTTCCGACCGATCGAAGATTCAACGTGTGAGGATTCTGCGTAAAGCAGCTCCGGATCGTTACATCTACGCCGATTTTTTCGGCTTTACTTCGCGATGAGCTGTCACGGCCAGATTCCAGGACTGTTAAGTCCGCACTTTTGCTGTGGCCGGTTTCATTCCACCTTGGCTTCCGACGCAGCTACATTTAAACAGCTAAGTtcctatttatatttaatattttaatattttatgatcatgagattaagattggttcactcatatcctgagtcttttaccgctttcgttgttggtcatatcttttccacgatttgcctcgcgctcgtgagaaactttgtactgtttttgccgcttaaggctccagtacgctacaaaatttccgccttcgtgcgttagcttgagttttctggcctacacgttttctgttgtttatatgtggattccttagtagtgacatttcggtacttaaaaccggcctctgtttctgaggttcttgattgtttcgctattaagcgctatcgcctcagcagatgttctgtgtttaaagtttgccatctcgcgaaaagtcaagcatataaaccagaagaacggataaaccagcacttgcttaaaacatataaattacattaactgttcaagatagtcgagttttttccgccttgacagttttatgttgttcaactgctgcatagtttcagctttaaaacatttgttcaaaggccgtttttgttccgccttacatttgttcgttgaacatgatcaaagaaacaatttaatacaaatatgtttttatgtttatgtttcaggtacatgacacttggacgtacaacagtcccccgaggttaggcggatccatggcgtgcacagctggaaaagcaacttgagtattgattccgctatgcttagccggaaccaaccctcgggggctgcggtttgatcttaggtgaaaagtgtgtttcctttcgggtatcagtgctggaaatttccgcctagatgcttggggtttacgctattcctaagtcacatataaagataaagctactctaagagctccaagccggattttaagtaaattcaccttggcgctcgggggctacatcgatgaagttctctttggagcaacaagccgaaaaatttccaccttgacgcttgggggctaagtttctgagcatcgagtctccttggagcaagccgactcaacgctcgggggctacatgcATATGGCTATGTCAAGAAAATTTTCAAAGATGgcgaaaatctggctaactagtcggatccgcacctaatcttttgttagtcggatccgcacctatatttttggtagccggatccgcaactaatttttggtagccggatccgcacctaattttttggtagtcggatccgcacctatattttggctagtcggatccataccgaagattacgttggatggtgtctctgaagaatctgaccattggatcatgaagtttccagccaatacttggttggagatatgaagtttggagtccttcaa
It includes:
- the LOC127346923 gene encoding chitinase CLP-like translates to MVGIAGEHPRHCHFLYCYNPVNGRCTQDDATTITLAANTTDGENPLSEVSFRAVGSCAPGDLQASLPAGAAGVAGLSRLPLSLPTQFGTILKVAKQFALCLPGGGSDGVAVFGGGPFQLLAAPPVELADGLRQNQLPLLKNPRSDTGAYYFRITGIAVNQQQVPTPPGAFDLDGGSGTGGAIFSTVTPYTALRPEIYRPLHDAFDAATSGIARAAPVAPFDMCYQASALTMTRLGYGVANIDLTLDGGRTWTLPGGSSLVQVNDQTVCFAFVQIAPSMPAAADSPAVIFGGFQMENHLLIFDLEKETFAFSGLLFGIRTTCSNFNFTVGSS